The following proteins come from a genomic window of Pseudomonas sp. J452:
- the dnaJ gene encoding molecular chaperone DnaJ: MAKRDYYEVLGVERGVSEAELKKAYRRLAMKHHPDRNPDDKASEEKFKEANEAYEVLSDASKRSAYDQYGHAGVDPQMGGGGGFGGGGANFSDIFGDVFSDFFGGGRGGSRGGAQRGSDLRYTLELDLEEAVRGTTVTIRVPTLVNCKPCDGSGAKKGTSPVTCTTCGGIGQVRMQQGFFSVQQTCPRCHGNGKMITDPCGSCHGQGRVEESKTLSVKVPAGVDTGDRIRLSGEGEAGSMGGPAGDLYVVVNVREHAIFQRDGKHLYCEVPISFADAALGGELEVPTLDGRVKLKIPEGTQTGKLFRLRGKGVAPVRGGGAGDLLCKVAVETPVNLDKRQRELLEEFRKSLEGDSSHSPKASGWFDGVKRFFGDI; encoded by the coding sequence ATGGCCAAACGTGACTATTACGAAGTGCTCGGTGTGGAGCGCGGTGTCAGCGAGGCGGAGCTGAAAAAGGCTTACCGGCGCCTGGCGATGAAGCACCACCCGGACCGCAATCCGGACGACAAGGCTTCGGAAGAGAAATTCAAGGAAGCCAACGAGGCCTACGAAGTGCTCTCCGATGCCAGCAAGCGCTCGGCCTATGACCAGTACGGGCATGCCGGCGTCGACCCGCAGATGGGTGGCGGTGGCGGCTTCGGTGGTGGCGGGGCGAACTTCTCCGACATCTTCGGTGACGTGTTCAGCGACTTCTTCGGTGGTGGTCGCGGCGGCTCGCGTGGCGGCGCCCAGCGTGGCAGCGACCTGCGCTACACCCTGGAGCTGGATCTGGAAGAGGCGGTGCGCGGCACCACCGTGACCATCCGCGTGCCGACCCTGGTCAACTGCAAGCCGTGCGATGGCTCCGGGGCGAAGAAGGGCACCAGTCCGGTGACCTGTACCACCTGCGGCGGCATTGGCCAGGTGCGCATGCAGCAGGGCTTCTTCTCGGTGCAGCAGACCTGCCCGCGTTGTCACGGCAACGGCAAGATGATCACCGACCCCTGTGGCTCGTGCCATGGCCAGGGACGTGTGGAAGAGAGCAAGACCCTGTCGGTCAAGGTGCCGGCTGGTGTCGATACTGGTGACCGCATCCGCCTATCGGGCGAAGGCGAAGCTGGTAGCATGGGTGGCCCGGCGGGCGACCTGTATGTAGTGGTCAATGTGCGCGAGCACGCGATCTTCCAGCGCGACGGCAAACACCTGTACTGCGAAGTGCCGATCAGTTTTGCTGACGCGGCGCTGGGTGGCGAGCTGGAAGTGCCGACCCTGGATGGCCGGGTCAAGCTGAAGATTCCGGAAGGCACCCAGACCGGCAAACTGTTCCGCTTGCGCGGCAAGGGTGTGGCTCCGGTGCGTGGTGGCGGTGCCGGCGACCTGCTGTGCAAGGTGGCGGTGGAAACCCCGGTCAACCTGGACAAGCGCCAGCGCGAGCTGCTGGAAGAGTTCCGCAAGTCGCTGGAAGGCGACAGCTCCCACTCGCCCAAGGCCAGCGGCTGGTTCGACGGCGTGAAGCGCTTCTTCGGTGATATCTAA
- the dapB gene encoding 4-hydroxy-tetrahydrodipicolinate reductase yields MRRIAVMGAAGRMGKILIEAVDQAEGAQLTAAVDRPDSSLIGADAGELAALGKIGVVLAGDLGAVLDQFDVLIDFTHPSVTLKNLEVCRQAGKAMVIGTTGFSVEEKQLLVEAAKDIPIVFAANYSVGINLCLKLLDTAARVLGDEVDIEIIEAHHRHKVDAPSGTALRMGEVVANALGRDLQKVAVYGREGQTGARERETIGFATVRAGDVVGDHTVLFAADGERVEITHKASSRMTFAKGAVRAALWLQSQPAGLYDMQDVLGLS; encoded by the coding sequence ATGCGACGTATTGCAGTGATGGGCGCCGCTGGGCGCATGGGCAAGATCCTCATCGAGGCGGTCGACCAGGCGGAAGGCGCCCAGCTGACCGCCGCGGTGGATCGCCCGGATAGCAGCCTGATCGGCGCCGATGCCGGCGAGCTGGCGGCGCTGGGCAAGATCGGCGTGGTGCTGGCCGGTGATCTGGGGGCGGTGCTCGATCAGTTCGATGTGCTGATTGATTTCACCCATCCGTCGGTCACCCTGAAGAACCTGGAAGTCTGCCGTCAGGCCGGCAAGGCCATGGTCATCGGCACCACCGGCTTCAGCGTGGAAGAGAAGCAATTGCTGGTGGAAGCGGCCAAGGACATTCCGATCGTCTTTGCCGCCAACTACAGCGTCGGCATCAATCTGTGCCTGAAACTGCTGGATACCGCCGCTCGCGTGCTGGGCGATGAGGTCGATATCGAGATCATCGAGGCGCACCACCGGCACAAGGTCGATGCACCGTCCGGTACCGCGCTACGTATGGGGGAAGTAGTGGCCAATGCCCTGGGACGCGATCTGCAGAAGGTCGCGGTGTACGGGCGTGAGGGTCAGACCGGCGCCCGTGAGCGCGAGACCATCGGCTTTGCCACTGTGCGCGCGGGCGATGTGGTCGGTGATCACACGGTTCTGTTCGCTGCCGACGGCGAGCGCGTGGAAATCACCCACAAGGCGTCCAGTCGGATGACCTTCGCCAAGGGTGCAGTGCGTGCGGCGCTGTGGCTGCAAAGCCAGCCGGCCGGGCTGTATGACATGCAGGATGTGCTGGGACTGAGCTGA
- the carA gene encoding glutamine-hydrolyzing carbamoyl-phosphate synthase small subunit gives MTKPAILALADGSIFRGEAIGADGHTIGEVVFNTAMTGYQEILTDPSYAQQIVTLTYPHIGNTGTTPEDAESNRVWAAGLIIRDLPLTSSNWRNKQPLDEYLKENGTVAIAGIDTRRLTRILREKGSQNGCILAGEDATEEKALELARSFPGLKGMDLAKVVSCTERYEWRSSVWELKTDSHPEIAASELPYHVVAYDYGVKVNILRMLVERGCRLTVVPAQTPASDVLALNPDGVFLSNGPGDPEPCDYAIQAIKEVLNTEIPVFGICLGHQLLALASGAKTVKMGTGHHGANHPVQDLDSGVVMITSQNHGFAVDEPSLPANLRATHKSLFDGTLQGIERTDKDAFSFQGHPEASPGPHDVAPLFDRFIEAMAKRR, from the coding sequence TTGACTAAGCCAGCCATACTCGCCCTTGCCGACGGCAGCATTTTCCGCGGTGAAGCAATCGGGGCCGACGGCCATACCATCGGTGAAGTGGTGTTCAACACCGCCATGACCGGCTATCAGGAAATCCTTACCGATCCTTCCTATGCCCAGCAAATCGTCACGCTGACCTATCCGCATATCGGCAACACCGGCACCACGCCGGAAGATGCCGAGTCCAACCGCGTGTGGGCTGCCGGCCTGATCATTCGCGATCTGCCGTTGACCTCCAGCAACTGGCGCAACAAGCAGCCGCTGGACGAGTACCTGAAAGAGAACGGTACCGTCGCCATCGCCGGCATCGACACCCGTCGCCTGACCCGCATCCTGCGCGAAAAGGGCTCGCAGAACGGCTGCATCCTGGCTGGTGAAGACGCCACCGAGGAAAAAGCCCTGGAGCTTGCGCGCAGCTTCCCTGGCCTGAAAGGCATGGACCTGGCCAAAGTGGTCAGCTGCACTGAGCGCTACGAGTGGCGCTCCAGTGTGTGGGAGCTGAAAACCGACAGTCATCCGGAAATTGCCGCCAGCGAGCTGCCCTACCACGTGGTCGCCTATGACTACGGGGTCAAGGTCAACATCCTGCGCATGCTGGTCGAGCGCGGTTGCCGCCTGACCGTGGTGCCGGCGCAGACCCCGGCCAGCGACGTATTGGCGCTGAACCCGGACGGCGTGTTCCTCTCCAACGGTCCTGGCGACCCCGAGCCGTGCGATTACGCGATCCAGGCGATCAAGGAAGTGCTCAACACCGAGATTCCGGTGTTCGGCATCTGCCTCGGCCACCAGCTGCTGGCCCTGGCCTCCGGCGCCAAGACCGTGAAGATGGGCACCGGCCACCACGGCGCCAACCACCCGGTGCAGGACCTCGACAGTGGCGTGGTGATGATCACCAGCCAGAACCACGGCTTTGCCGTGGACGAGCCGAGCCTGCCGGCCAACCTGCGCGCCACCCACAAGTCGCTGTTCGACGGCACCCTGCAGGGTATCGAGCGTACCGACAAGGACGCGTTCAGCTTCCAGGGTCACCCCGAGGCGAGCCCCGGCCCGCACGATGTGGCTCCGCTGTTCGATCGCTTCATCGAAGCCATGGCCAAGCGCCGTTAA
- the carB gene encoding carbamoyl-phosphate synthase large subunit yields the protein MPKRTDIKSILILGAGPIVIGQACEFDYSGAQACKALKEEGYRVILVNSNPATIMTDPAMADATYIEPIKWSTVAKIIEKERPDALLPTMGGQTALNCALDLEKHGILEKFGVEMIGANADTIDKAEDRSRFDKAMKDIGLACPVSGIAHNMEEAYGVLEKVGFPCIIRPSFTMGGTGGGIAYNREEFEEICARGLDLSPTSELLIDESLIGWKEYEMEVVRDKKDNCIIVCAIENFDPMGVHTGDSITVAPAQTLTDKEYQILRNASLAVLREIGVETGGSNVQFGICPNTGRMVVIEMNPRVSRSSALASKATGFPIAKIAAKLAVGYTLDELSNDITGGRTPASFEPAIDYVVTKIPRFAFEKFPKADARLTTQMKSVGEVMAIGRTFQESLQKALRGLEVGVSGFDPKLDLNDPEAESTLRRELTVPSADRIWYIADAFRAGKSVEEIFQLTNIDEWFLVQIEDLIKDEERVKTLGLSSIDRDAMYKLKRKGFSDARLAKLLGVTEKNLRSHRHKLKVLPVYKRVDTCAAEFATDTAYMYSTYEEECEANPSSREKIMILGGGPNRIGQGIEFDYCCVHAALAMREDGYETIMVNCNPETVSTDYDTSDRLYFEPVTLEDVLEIVRVEQPKGVIVQYGGQTPLKICRALEEAGVPIIGTSPDAIDRAEDRERFQQMVQRLGLRQPANATARSEDEALAHSKVIGYPLVVRPSYVLGGRAMEIVYQEDELKRYMREAVKVSNDSPVLLDHFLNCAIEVDIDAVCDGESVVIGAIMQHIEQAGVHSGDSACSLPPYSLPMHIQDEIREQVKKMALELGVVGLMNVQMAVQGEDIFVIEVNPRASRTVPFVSKCVGVSLAKVAARVMAGKSLADAGYTKEIIPPYFSVKEAVFPFAKFPGVDPILGPEMKSTGEVMGVGDTFGEAFAKAQMGASEVLPNSGCAFISVRDDDKPLVAGVARDLIELGFEVVATAGTAKLIEAAGLPVRRVNKVTEGRPHVVDMIKNDEVTLIINTTEGRQSIADSYSIRRNALQHKIYCTTTIAAGQAICEALKFGPEKTVRRLQDLHAGIKA from the coding sequence ATGCCAAAACGTACAGACATCAAAAGCATCCTGATCCTCGGCGCCGGCCCCATCGTTATCGGCCAGGCCTGCGAGTTCGACTATTCCGGTGCCCAGGCCTGTAAAGCCCTGAAAGAAGAGGGCTACCGCGTCATCCTGGTGAACTCTAACCCGGCCACCATCATGACCGACCCGGCCATGGCTGACGCCACTTACATCGAGCCGATCAAGTGGTCCACCGTGGCCAAGATCATCGAGAAGGAGCGTCCGGACGCCCTGCTGCCGACCATGGGCGGCCAGACCGCGCTGAACTGCGCGCTGGACCTGGAAAAGCACGGCATCCTGGAAAAATTCGGCGTCGAGATGATCGGTGCCAATGCCGACACCATCGACAAGGCCGAAGACCGTTCGCGCTTCGATAAGGCGATGAAAGACATCGGCCTGGCCTGCCCAGTTTCCGGCATCGCGCACAACATGGAAGAAGCCTACGGCGTGCTGGAGAAGGTTGGCTTCCCGTGCATCATTCGTCCGTCTTTCACCATGGGCGGCACCGGCGGCGGTATCGCCTACAACCGTGAAGAGTTCGAAGAAATCTGCGCCCGCGGCCTGGATCTGTCGCCGACCAGCGAACTGCTGATCGACGAATCGCTGATCGGCTGGAAGGAATACGAGATGGAGGTGGTCCGCGACAAGAAGGACAACTGCATCATCGTCTGCGCCATCGAAAACTTCGACCCGATGGGCGTGCACACTGGCGACTCGATCACCGTGGCCCCTGCGCAAACCCTGACCGACAAGGAATACCAGATCCTGCGTAACGCCTCCCTGGCGGTACTGCGCGAGATCGGCGTGGAAACTGGCGGCTCCAACGTGCAGTTCGGCATCTGCCCGAACACCGGCCGTATGGTCGTCATCGAGATGAACCCGCGCGTGTCGCGTTCCTCTGCGCTGGCTTCCAAGGCCACCGGCTTCCCGATCGCCAAGATCGCCGCCAAGCTGGCTGTCGGCTACACCCTCGACGAGCTGAGCAACGACATCACCGGCGGCCGCACCCCGGCATCGTTCGAGCCGGCCATCGACTACGTCGTGACCAAGATCCCGCGTTTCGCCTTCGAGAAATTCCCCAAGGCCGACGCCCGCCTGACCACCCAGATGAAGTCCGTGGGTGAGGTCATGGCCATCGGTCGCACCTTCCAGGAGTCCCTGCAGAAAGCTCTGCGCGGTCTGGAAGTGGGCGTCTCCGGCTTCGATCCGAAGCTCGATCTGAACGATCCGGAAGCCGAGAGCACCCTGCGTCGCGAACTGACCGTGCCGAGTGCCGACCGCATCTGGTACATCGCCGATGCCTTCCGTGCGGGCAAGAGCGTCGAGGAAATCTTCCAGCTGACCAACATCGACGAGTGGTTCCTGGTACAGATCGAAGACCTGATCAAGGACGAAGAGCGGGTCAAGACCCTCGGCCTGTCCAGCATCGACCGCGACGCCATGTACAAGCTCAAGCGCAAGGGCTTCTCCGACGCGCGCCTGGCCAAGCTGCTTGGCGTCACCGAGAAGAACCTGCGCAGCCATCGTCACAAGCTGAAAGTGCTGCCGGTGTACAAGCGCGTCGACACCTGCGCCGCCGAGTTCGCCACCGACACCGCCTACATGTACTCGACCTACGAGGAAGAGTGCGAGGCCAACCCGTCGAGCCGCGAGAAGATCATGATCCTCGGCGGCGGCCCCAACCGTATCGGTCAGGGCATCGAGTTCGATTACTGCTGCGTGCACGCCGCGCTGGCCATGCGTGAAGACGGGTACGAGACCATCATGGTCAACTGCAACCCGGAAACCGTGTCCACCGACTACGACACCTCCGATCGCCTGTACTTCGAGCCAGTGACCCTGGAAGACGTGCTGGAAATCGTCCGCGTCGAGCAGCCGAAAGGCGTGATCGTGCAGTACGGCGGGCAGACCCCGCTGAAGATCTGCCGTGCCCTGGAAGAAGCCGGCGTACCGATCATCGGTACTTCGCCGGATGCCATCGACCGCGCCGAAGACCGCGAGCGCTTCCAGCAGATGGTTCAGCGTCTCGGTCTGCGTCAGCCGGCCAACGCCACCGCGCGCAGCGAAGACGAGGCCCTGGCTCACTCCAAGGTTATCGGCTACCCGCTGGTGGTGCGCCCCTCCTACGTGCTGGGTGGTCGCGCCATGGAGATCGTCTATCAGGAAGACGAGCTCAAGCGTTACATGCGTGAAGCGGTGAAAGTCTCCAACGACAGCCCGGTGCTGCTCGACCACTTCCTCAACTGCGCCATCGAAGTCGACATCGACGCGGTGTGTGACGGCGAGAGCGTGGTGATCGGCGCGATCATGCAGCACATCGAGCAGGCTGGCGTGCACTCCGGTGACTCGGCCTGCTCGCTGCCGCCGTACTCGCTGCCGATGCACATCCAGGACGAGATCCGCGAGCAGGTCAAGAAAATGGCCCTGGAGCTCGGTGTGGTCGGCCTGATGAACGTGCAGATGGCCGTGCAGGGCGAGGATATCTTCGTCATCGAAGTGAACCCGCGCGCCTCGCGTACCGTGCCGTTCGTGTCCAAGTGCGTCGGTGTCTCGCTGGCCAAGGTGGCTGCCCGTGTCATGGCTGGCAAGTCGCTGGCCGATGCCGGTTACACCAAGGAAATCATCCCGCCGTACTTCAGCGTCAAGGAAGCGGTATTCCCGTTCGCCAAGTTCCCTGGCGTCGACCCGATCCTCGGCCCAGAGATGAAGTCCACCGGTGAAGTGATGGGCGTGGGCGATACCTTCGGTGAGGCTTTCGCCAAGGCGCAGATGGGGGCTAGTGAGGTGCTGCCGAACTCCGGTTGTGCCTTCATCAGTGTGCGTGACGATGACAAGCCGTTGGTAGCGGGCGTTGCCCGTGACCTGATCGAGCTGGGTTTTGAAGTGGTGGCTACCGCCGGCACCGCCAAGCTGATTGAGGCTGCTGGCCTGCCAGTGCGTCGGGTGAACAAGGTGACTGAAGGCCGTCCGCACGTGGTCGACATGATCAAGAACGACGAAGTCACCCTGATCATCAACACCACCGAAGGCCGTCAGTCGATTGCTGACTCCTACTCCATTCGTCGTAACGCTCTGCAGCACAAGATCTACTGCACCACCACCATCGCGGCGGGGCAGGCGATCTGCGAGGCGCTCAAGTTCGGTCCCGAGAAGACCGTGCGCCGGCTGCAGGATCTGCATGCAGGAATCAAGGCATGA
- the greA gene encoding transcription elongation factor GreA codes for MTKYPMTVQGARALEEEHAHLTKVVRPKLSQDIGTARELGDLKENAEYHAAREQQGMVEARIRDIEGRLQNAVIIDVTTIAHTGKVIFGTTVEIANCETDESVTYQIVGEDEADIKLSKISVGSPIARALIGKEEGDVVTVKTPSGVVEYEIVEVRHL; via the coding sequence ATGACCAAATACCCCATGACCGTCCAGGGCGCTCGCGCCCTGGAGGAAGAGCACGCTCATCTGACCAAGGTGGTGCGCCCCAAGCTCAGCCAGGACATCGGTACCGCGCGTGAGCTGGGTGATCTCAAGGAAAACGCCGAATACCACGCCGCGCGCGAGCAGCAAGGCATGGTCGAGGCGCGTATTCGCGATATCGAAGGCCGCCTGCAGAATGCGGTGATCATCGATGTCACTACCATTGCCCACACCGGCAAGGTGATTTTCGGCACCACCGTCGAGATCGCCAACTGCGAGACCGACGAGAGCGTCACCTACCAGATCGTTGGTGAGGACGAGGCCGATATCAAGCTGAGCAAGATTTCCGTTGGCTCACCCATCGCCCGTGCCTTGATCGGCAAGGAGGAGGGGGATGTGGTCACGGTGAAGACGCCGAGCGGTGTGGTCGAGTACGAGATTGTCGAAGTCCGTCATCTTTAA
- a CDS encoding DUF4149 domain-containing protein, which translates to MSKSVIFKRQPPRAGAISWQLAQTFWVGGLWLLHFVMLPALEKIGLAPLLIETIGATLNPLLIGFAAFCALLQVAVLMQAEGVRSLWRDMRGQLLLAVLGMALAYFAVREWQPDAARWLLFNYLVLALCGVLLVLQPLPGQRAGR; encoded by the coding sequence TTGTCGAAGTCCGTCATCTTTAAGCGTCAGCCGCCGCGTGCGGGGGCGATCAGCTGGCAGCTGGCCCAGACCTTCTGGGTCGGCGGCTTGTGGCTGTTGCACTTCGTCATGCTGCCGGCGCTGGAGAAGATCGGTCTGGCGCCGCTGCTGATCGAGACGATCGGCGCGACCCTCAATCCCTTGCTGATCGGTTTCGCTGCGTTCTGTGCATTGTTGCAGGTGGCAGTGCTGATGCAGGCCGAAGGCGTGCGCAGCCTCTGGCGTGATATGCGTGGGCAGTTGCTGCTAGCGGTGCTGGGGATGGCGCTGGCGTACTTTGCAGTGCGCGAGTGGCAGCCGGATGCGGCGCGCTGGCTGCTGTTCAACTACCTGGTGCTGGCGTTGTGCGGCGTGCTACTGGTGTTGCAGCCGCTGCCGGGGCAGCGGGCGGGGCGCTGA
- the yhbY gene encoding ribosome assembly RNA-binding protein YhbY: MALTNEQKKHFKSIGHHLKPVLIVAENGLTEGVQAELERALSDHELIKVQFRITERDDRRALIEELSKVGRCEVVQIIGKMALVYRKNPKANKNLSNIHRYQA, translated from the coding sequence ATGGCGCTTACCAACGAGCAGAAGAAACACTTCAAATCTATCGGCCACCACTTGAAGCCGGTATTGATTGTCGCCGAGAACGGCCTGACCGAAGGCGTACAGGCCGAATTGGAGCGCGCACTGAGTGATCACGAATTGATCAAGGTGCAGTTCCGCATCACCGAGCGTGACGATCGCCGCGCCCTGATCGAGGAACTGAGCAAGGTCGGCCGCTGTGAAGTGGTGCAGATCATTGGCAAGATGGCCCTGGTCTACCGCAAGAACCCCAAGGCCAACAAGAACCTGTCCAACATCCACCGCTATCAGGCCTGA
- the ftsH gene encoding ATP-dependent zinc metalloprotease FtsH, translated as MAKNLILWLIIAAVLVTVMNNFSTPSESGKLNYSEFIQQVQEGRVKQVTVDGYIISGKNADGTTFETVRPAIEDRGLIKDLIDNNVEIVGKQPERQSIWTQLLVASFPILVIIAVFMFFMRQMQGGGGGKGGPMSFGKSKARLLSEDQVKTTFADVAGCDEAKEEVGELVEFLRDPGKFQRLGGRIPRGVLMVGSPGTGKTLLAKAVAGEAKVPFFTISGSDFVEMFVGVGASRVRDMFEQAKKHAPCIIFIDEIDAVGRHRGAGMGGGHDEREQTLNQLLVEMDGFEMNDGIIVIAATNRPDVLDPALLRPGRFDRQVVVGLPDIRGREQILKVHMRKVPMGEDVVPAVIARGTPGFSGADLANLVNEASLFAARAGKRLVEMKEFELAKDKIMMGAERKTMVMSDKEKLNTAFHEAGHAIVGRLVPEHDPVYKVSIIPRGRALGVTMFLPEEDRYSLSKRALTSQICSLFGGRIAEEMTLGFDGVTTGASNDIMRATQLAKNMVTKWGLSEKLGPLMYAEEEGEVFLGRSMGSQHSNVSADTAKLIDQEVRSIIDQCYATAKRLLQDNRDKLDAMAEALMKYETIDADQIDDIMNGLAPREPKGWQGGGDNNGTPTTPVAVAESAEKPIGGPAAEH; from the coding sequence ATGGCAAAGAACCTGATCCTGTGGCTGATCATCGCGGCCGTTCTGGTCACGGTGATGAACAACTTCTCCACGCCCAGCGAGTCCGGCAAGCTGAACTATTCCGAGTTCATCCAGCAGGTGCAGGAAGGTCGGGTCAAGCAGGTCACGGTGGATGGCTACATCATCAGTGGAAAGAACGCCGATGGCACCACCTTCGAGACCGTGCGTCCGGCTATCGAAGACCGTGGGTTGATCAAGGATCTGATCGACAACAACGTCGAGATCGTCGGCAAGCAGCCGGAGCGTCAGAGCATCTGGACCCAGTTGCTGGTGGCCAGTTTCCCGATCCTGGTGATCATCGCCGTGTTCATGTTCTTCATGCGCCAGATGCAGGGCGGTGGCGGCGGCAAGGGCGGGCCGATGAGCTTCGGCAAGTCCAAGGCGCGTCTGCTCTCGGAAGATCAGGTCAAGACCACCTTTGCTGACGTCGCCGGTTGCGACGAGGCCAAGGAAGAAGTCGGTGAGCTGGTCGAGTTCCTCCGTGATCCGGGCAAGTTCCAGCGCCTCGGTGGGCGTATCCCGCGCGGCGTGCTGATGGTTGGCTCGCCAGGTACCGGTAAGACCTTGCTGGCAAAAGCAGTTGCCGGCGAAGCGAAAGTACCGTTCTTCACCATTTCCGGTTCGGACTTCGTCGAGATGTTTGTCGGCGTTGGTGCGTCCCGTGTGCGTGACATGTTCGAACAAGCCAAAAAGCACGCGCCCTGCATCATCTTCATCGATGAAATCGACGCCGTTGGCCGTCATCGTGGTGCTGGCATGGGCGGCGGCCACGACGAGCGTGAGCAGACGCTCAACCAGTTGCTGGTGGAGATGGATGGCTTTGAAATGAACGATGGCATCATCGTCATTGCTGCGACTAACCGTCCCGACGTGCTGGATCCGGCGCTGCTGCGTCCGGGTCGCTTCGATCGCCAGGTTGTGGTGGGTTTGCCGGACATTCGTGGTCGCGAGCAGATCCTCAAGGTGCATATGCGCAAAGTGCCGATGGGCGAGGATGTTGTTCCTGCGGTTATCGCACGCGGCACGCCAGGTTTCTCCGGTGCCGATCTGGCTAATCTGGTCAACGAGGCATCGCTGTTTGCGGCCCGCGCCGGTAAGCGTCTGGTCGAGATGAAAGAGTTCGAACTGGCCAAAGACAAGATCATGATGGGCGCCGAGCGCAAGACCATGGTCATGTCGGACAAGGAGAAACTTAATACAGCTTTCCACGAGGCTGGCCACGCCATTGTCGGGCGTCTGGTGCCTGAGCATGATCCTGTCTACAAGGTGTCGATTATCCCGCGCGGGCGGGCCTTGGGTGTGACCATGTTCTTGCCTGAGGAGGATCGCTACAGCCTGAGCAAGCGCGCCCTGACCAGTCAGATCTGCTCGCTGTTCGGCGGCCGTATTGCCGAGGAAATGACCCTGGGCTTCGATGGTGTCACTACAGGTGCTTCCAACGACATCATGCGCGCCACCCAGTTGGCCAAGAATATGGTCACCAAGTGGGGCTTGTCGGAAAAGCTCGGCCCGCTGATGTATGCCGAAGAAGAAGGTGAAGTGTTCCTCGGTCGTAGCATGGGTAGTCAGCACAGCAATGTCTCTGCCGATACTGCCAAGCTGATCGATCAGGAAGTGCGCAGTATCATTGATCAGTGCTATGCCACCGCCAAGCGCCTGTTGCAGGACAATCGCGATAAGCTCGATGCAATGGCTGAGGCGCTGATGAAGTACGAAACCATCGACGCCGATCAGATCGATGACATCATGAACGGCCTCGCTCCACGCGAGCCGAAAGGCTGGCAGGGTGGTGGCGACAACAACGGCACGCCTACAACGCCTGTTGCAGTTGCTGAGTCAGCAGAAAAGCCTATTGGTGGCCCTGCCGCCGAGCACTAA
- the folP gene encoding dihydropteroate synthase, whose amino-acid sequence MSVVPIFDRLPCGSRFLDLSRPQVMGILNVTPDSFSDGGRFAARDAALRHAAEMVAAGATLIDVGGESTRPGARPVSPLEEMERVAPVVEAIVAELDVVISLDTSTPAVMREGARLGAGLINDVRALRRDGALEAAADTGLPVCLMHMRGEPGTMQESPQYQDVLVEVRDFLTERMAACAAVGIPPERIVLDPGFGFAKALAHNLSLFKHLEGLHVLGRPLLVGVSRKSMIGQALGREVGERLYGGLALAALAVDKGACILRVHDVAETVDAVRMIAAVQAAE is encoded by the coding sequence ATGTCTGTTGTGCCAATCTTTGACCGGCTGCCCTGTGGTAGCCGGTTTCTTGATTTAAGCCGTCCGCAAGTGATGGGCATCCTCAATGTCACCCCTGACTCCTTTTCCGATGGTGGTCGTTTCGCTGCGCGGGATGCGGCGTTGCGTCATGCGGCGGAAATGGTCGCGGCGGGCGCAACACTGATCGATGTCGGTGGCGAGTCGACCCGGCCGGGTGCGCGGCCTGTCTCGCCGCTCGAGGAGATGGAGCGTGTGGCTCCGGTGGTCGAAGCTATTGTCGCCGAGCTGGATGTGGTGATTTCCCTGGATACCTCGACGCCAGCGGTGATGCGCGAGGGCGCCCGTCTGGGTGCGGGGCTGATCAATGATGTGCGCGCGCTGCGCCGTGATGGCGCCCTTGAAGCGGCAGCTGACACTGGCTTGCCAGTCTGCCTGATGCATATGCGCGGCGAGCCCGGCACCATGCAGGAAAGCCCGCAATACCAAGATGTGCTGGTGGAGGTTCGTGATTTTTTAACTGAGCGCATGGCTGCATGTGCGGCGGTGGGTATTCCTCCTGAGCGCATCGTGCTCGATCCGGGCTTTGGCTTTGCCAAGGCGTTGGCGCATAACCTGAGCCTGTTCAAACATCTGGAAGGGTTGCATGTGCTGGGCCGGCCGTTGCTGGTCGGCGTTTCGCGCAAGAGCATGATCGGCCAGGCGCTGGGTCGTGAAGTCGGCGAGCGTCTCTATGGTGGGTTGGCGCTGGCGGCTCTGGCCGTCGACAAGGGTGCCTGCATCCTGCGCGTTCACGATGTTGCTGAGACTGTCGATGCCGTGCGCATGATTGCGGCCGTGCAGGCTGCAGAATAA